The genomic DNA ACACTGCCGTAGCAGAGCGGCCAGTCAGGACAGGCAAGTCCCGAACCAGTTGAAGTTACGAACGCACCCATAACCATGAGAAGATAGAGAAACATTATAGTTATAATTATTGGATACGTTGGGTTTATTGCATCTATGTTTCTTTTCATAACCCCTCCCAACTGTTTAGTTTCCATATCCGTAAGGATGCCAATCCTCCGACAACCTCGGTATTGGATGAAAATTACCCGGAGGAGGAGGCGTCTTTGTCATCCACTCAACTGATTTCGACGACCACGGATTATCCACAGCCTTTCTGCCTGCAACGAGTCCATGTATCCAGGATATAAGGACTACTGCTGCGCCAATTCCAATTATGAACGCGCCAATAGTAACGATATGGTGGAGCCCTTCAAGATGTGCGAACTGTTGATAGTCAAAATACCTCCTTGGCATGCCCTTAATACCCACAACCATCATTGTGAAGAAGGTAATATTTACCCCTATGAATGAGATAAGAAAACCAAGTTTTCCAAGGGTCTCGTTGTACATCTTGCCTGTCATCTTGGGGAACAGATAATAGACACTGCCGAATATTGCAAATGTCGTTGAGACTGCCATGACATAATGAAAATGTCCAACAACAAAATGCGTATCATGAATAGCCAGATCAATGGCAGTCATTGCATTGGGTATCCCTGTCAGGCCGCCGATAAGGAACAGAAATATAAAACCTACAGCATACAGCATCGGTGTCGTATACTCTATCGCTGCTCTGTAGAGTGTGCCTATAAGGCCTATCATAAGAAGGCCGACGGGGATACTTATCATCAACGTACTCACCATCATCCCCATCCTGATCCAGTCAGGCATCCCTGATGTAAAGAGGTGATGAATCCATACTTCTCCGCTGAGAAGGACAACGCCGCCAATACCTCCATAAACAACCATCTTGTAGTTAAATACGCGGTTTTTTGCGAATGTAGCTGTAATCTCAAAGATCATGCCCATGGTAGGCAGCAAGATTACGTAGACTGCAGGATGTGAATAGAACCAGAATAGGTTCTGGTATAAGAGGACATCTCCCCCGGCTGACGGATCAAAGAAATGCGTTCCGATATATTTGTCAAAGAGCAGCATGGTAACCGCCGCAGCCAATACAGGGATGAATATCAGCTGCAGTATGAATGCGCCGAGTGTACTCCATACAAAAATATTGAGCTTGCGCCAGGTCATGCCAGGTGCACGCATATACATGATCGTCGTAATTAGATTAATACCCCCTACAATGGACGAGAAACCCATGAGGTGAACCGTAAACACATAGAGGGCAGTATTACCTCCTGTCCTCAGAGAATACGGAGGATAGCCAGTCCACATAATATCCGGAGAATCAGGTATGACAAACGTTAGAAGCGCAACAATTATTCCAGCCCAGAATAGCCAGAGGCTCAGGGCATTAAGCCTTGGAAATGCCATATCCTTTGCTCCTATCATCAAGGGGACGAGATAGTTGGCGAGAAACCCTGTCAGCGCCGGTATCTGGAATGCAAGTATCATGGCTGCCCCATGAAAGTAGAGCCAGGTATTATACGTATTTGGGTTTGTAATCGTAGGGCCAACAGAACCGAGTTCTATTCTTATAAGCATCGCCATCAGGCCTGCAACTGCGAATGCTGCAAGCGAGCCTATCAAATAAAGCACACCTATCCTTTTATGATCAATTGTGAAGATCCATTCCTTTAACGTGCGTCCGAAACTCTTATCAGGGCTAATAGCTGCAGTGCTCATGATTATGCACCTCCTTCCATCGAAGCCTTTTTCTCAGCCTCAATCCATTTATTGAACTCATCCTTTTGCATGGCAATAATGGTACCCCGCATACTCGAATGAATGACCCCGCAATACTCCGCACAGGTGATAAGGTATTCACCAGGATCCTTGGGGTAGAACCATACATAAGTTATCCTGCCAGGCATCAGGTCTTCCTTGACTTTGAAATCCGGTATAAAGAAACTGTGTATAACATCCCTGCTTGTCATCCGAACAACTATGGGAGTGCCGGCTGGAACACGCAACTCATTAGTAGTTTCAACTCCGTCCGGATATTTGAAGTTCCAGCTCCACATGGCACCCTCAAGTTTTACTTCATAGGCATTCTCCGGCACCGTCCTGATTTCATTAAAAAGCGTCCAGCTCTCTGCAGCCAGGTACAGGTCATCAGCCATGAATATGAATGCAGGAATTACTGCCCAGCCGATTGCTGCGGCAGGACTGAGCTTTGGCGGCCGTCCTTCCTGTCCAGGTTGTCTTCTCCTGTATTTGATCAAAAAATATATCGTTATTGCAGCAAAAATGACTCCAATTACTGTTATATCTATCAGTAACTCATGGAAGAGATGCTGCCATCCTCCCGGAATATCCGGTATCTCACCGGGACTACGCCCCTCTTTATATGCAAACGCCGGAGAGCCCGTCGCAAGCATAATAAGAGAGAGACCTGCCCCATTTACAAATTTCCCGATCATGATCGTGCCTCCTTTCTCTTTCTGTAAAATATAATTGGCATAATAATAGCCCCGCCGCCAAGGACAAATGATCCTGCACCTACAAATAGGGAGTAATTCAATGTATATTTGCCATCCTTGTAGTTGTAGCTGTAGCAGGCCATCTTCAGCAGGTCTATTACCTTAGATTTTGTACTCCTGCTAAAAGCTGCCTCTGTGATAGCCAGTTCCACGTCTTTGCTGTCAAGAGGTGATCCGTAAAGATAACGTATAATCCTGAGCTCAGGTGAAAGGAATAGATAGGCATTAGTGTGCAGAAAGGTCTTATCCGGAGGAGACCAGAAGAATTTATAACCTGTGCTCTTTGTAAATGGCAATATGTCATACTTATTTTTCATAACAGCCATTTTCCAGAAATTATGTCTGTCACCCTTTATGCCTGTCATCTCTGTAAACATGTGCAGATGATGTAAATCATCATTCCTGTCAAACGACACTGTAAGTACGTTATAGTCATTACCAGGCTTAAGTCCCTTTATTTCCTGGAGAGAATCTCTCAGATGGACATTGATTGAAGGGCATGCCCCGTCACACGAAAAGTATGAGAATACCAAAATAAGTGGTTTGCCAAGCATATCTTTGAGCTTAAATTCAGAACCATTGACATCAATGAAGCTGTATTCCCCATCCAGCTTTGCTCCAAGGTACATATCCTCGTCGATCTTCATAACTGAAGGGTCCAGTGAGGATTCCGCGACCGTTCCGTAATTTGCATATACGTACCTTGCCCCAACTGCAATCAGGATGGCAGTTATCATAAGATACATTGTTCTATAGCAGACAGGTCTTAACATAACTACCCCCGTGTTATGACCAGAAATAAATCTGAGTCACAACGAAAAACCATATAATGTCAACAAAGTGCCAATACATGGAAGCAGCCTTGACAAAAGACTTACTCATCTTTCCCATCAAAGCAGGAATAAGGATACATATAAACATCCCTACGCCAACCAGGACATGTGAAAAATGAAAACCTGTAATGGAATAATATGCAGTACTGAAGATGTTTGTCTTGAAATTAAACCCTTCTGACATAAGATGAGAATACTCACTTAGAGTAAGAAGCATAAACACTACCCCAAGAATTATAGTAGCTACAAGCCATGTGAGGAATCCGTTCCTGTCACCCTTCTCAATTCGTGCCTCACTATGATGAATAGTAAAGCTTGATGCTACCAGAATTGCCGTCATAATCAGGGGTATTGTAATGGATATCTCAGGTGTACCTTCCGGAGGCCAATATGGCGCCATCAGCCTTACCAGCCAATAACCTGCAA from Nitrospirota bacterium includes the following:
- a CDS encoding cbb3-type cytochrome c oxidase subunit I; amino-acid sequence: MSTAAISPDKSFGRTLKEWIFTIDHKRIGVLYLIGSLAAFAVAGLMAMLIRIELGSVGPTITNPNTYNTWLYFHGAAMILAFQIPALTGFLANYLVPLMIGAKDMAFPRLNALSLWLFWAGIIVALLTFVIPDSPDIMWTGYPPYSLRTGGNTALYVFTVHLMGFSSIVGGINLITTIMYMRAPGMTWRKLNIFVWSTLGAFILQLIFIPVLAAAVTMLLFDKYIGTHFFDPSAGGDVLLYQNLFWFYSHPAVYVILLPTMGMIFEITATFAKNRVFNYKMVVYGGIGGVVLLSGEVWIHHLFTSGMPDWIRMGMMVSTLMISIPVGLLMIGLIGTLYRAAIEYTTPMLYAVGFIFLFLIGGLTGIPNAMTAIDLAIHDTHFVVGHFHYVMAVSTTFAIFGSVYYLFPKMTGKMYNETLGKLGFLISFIGVNITFFTMMVVGIKGMPRRYFDYQQFAHLEGLHHIVTIGAFIIGIGAAVVLISWIHGLVAGRKAVDNPWSSKSVEWMTKTPPPPGNFHPIPRLSEDWHPYGYGN
- the coxB gene encoding cytochrome c oxidase subunit II codes for the protein MIGKFVNGAGLSLIMLATGSPAFAYKEGRSPGEIPDIPGGWQHLFHELLIDITVIGVIFAAITIYFLIKYRRRQPGQEGRPPKLSPAAAIGWAVIPAFIFMADDLYLAAESWTLFNEIRTVPENAYEVKLEGAMWSWNFKYPDGVETTNELRVPAGTPIVVRMTSRDVIHSFFIPDFKVKEDLMPGRITYVWFYPKDPGEYLITCAEYCGVIHSSMRGTIIAMQKDEFNKWIEAEKKASMEGGA
- a CDS encoding SCO family protein — encoded protein: MLRPVCYRTMYLMITAILIAVGARYVYANYGTVAESSLDPSVMKIDEDMYLGAKLDGEYSFIDVNGSEFKLKDMLGKPLILVFSYFSCDGACPSINVHLRDSLQEIKGLKPGNDYNVLTVSFDRNDDLHHLHMFTEMTGIKGDRHNFWKMAVMKNKYDILPFTKSTGYKFFWSPPDKTFLHTNAYLFLSPELRIIRYLYGSPLDSKDVELAITEAAFSRSTKSKVIDLLKMACYSYNYKDGKYTLNYSLFVGAGSFVLGGGAIIMPIIFYRKRKEARS
- a CDS encoding heme-copper oxidase subunit III, which codes for MSRTSVEHEIAWGGGTGSSSSEFDAVEHESEHSLHWETSYWPLVLTIGILFLLPFSFTLYFVYAKPVAAMLSLGIGAPLTVISIAGWISEGVGQKDEPGYVIGAMPFFILAEAFIFIAFFAGYWLVRLMAPYWPPEGTPEISITIPLIMTAILVASSFTIHHSEARIEKGDRNGFLTWLVATIILGVVFMLLTLSEYSHLMSEGFNFKTNIFSTAYYSITGFHFSHVLVGVGMFICILIPALMGKMSKSFVKAASMYWHFVDIIWFFVVTQIYFWS